Proteins from a genomic interval of Yarrowia lipolytica chromosome 1E, complete sequence:
- a CDS encoding uncharacterized protein (Compare to YALI0E20823g, weakly similar to uniprot|Q12303 Saccharomyces cerevisiae YLR121c YPS3 GPI-anchored aspartyl protease 3 (yapsin 3)) yields the protein MKVLHLLPLVGMLDMALGMPTLMKRSAPKALEMSFDVVKGISNKWSEPQTDAAGSPSPHHDTPLENMGYYYQVSVSIGSPPQPFALSLDTGSSDLWVPSPNNNECLSPLFTSRGGSCGQTNNVFNRMISSTFSLINEYFFISYGDSTSAYGLWGKDTLNFNGLTLTDYTFGVASGTTSTTNVFGIGLKGLQASNDAIPGHPEAPRFTYSNLPYRLAEEGYINTPSYSLYLDSLEATSGTIIFGGVDASKIQSPITLHPLINFHPENHPDPVSFFITLDSVDLVGGVPLNVLEVTSAALLDSGATLTFLPPSAYATLADRFQVKQDTKTGYRVASCSSGSVGEYLEYSFQGSKIRVPISSLLDPIKKQDGSAVISPDGIPMCRFLVAPNADDETGTSNIILGDSFLRSAYVVYDLENFQLGLAQAATYSNGASSLVSAIDQNGIPGSQQPPSSKTWQANSSMPTFHGYVPPQVDLLW from the coding sequence ATGAAGGTCCTCCATCTACTACCTCTGGTAGGTATGCTTGACATGGCCCTGGGGATGCCAACTCTGATGAAGAGGTCGGCCcccaaggctctggagatgtCCTTTGACGTGGTCAAGGGTATATCCAACAAGTGGAGTGAACCCCAAActgatgctgctggctcaccatcaccacatcaTGACACTCCTTTGGAAAACATGGGTTACTACTACCAGGTGAGTGTCAGCATTggctctcctccacaaccGTTTGCATTGTCGCTCGATACTGGATCTTCAGACCTGTGGGTCCCTTCTCCCAACAACAATGAGTGTCTGAGTCCTCTCTTCACCAGTAGAGGTGGATCGTGTGGGCAAACCAACAACGTTTTCAACCGaatgatctcctccaccttttccCTCATCAACGAGtacttcttcatctcttACGGAGATTCCACTTCTGCATACGGTCTGTGGGGTAAAGATACTCTCAACTTCAACGGTCTGACTCTCACAGACTACACCTTTGGGGTCGCCTCAGGGACCACTTCCACAACCAATGTGTTCGGAATCGGCCTCAAGGGGCTCCAAGCTTCCAATGATGCCATTCCTGGTCATCCTGAAGCGCCCAGGTTCACCTATTCTAACTTACCTTATCGACTGGCTGAAGAGGGATACATCAACACCCCCTCCTATTCCCTCTACCTAGACTCGTTAGAGGCCACTTCGGGCACCATCATATTCGGAGGCGTAGACGCTTccaagatccagagccCCATCACTCTTCACCCTCTCATCAATTTCCATCCCGAAAACCACCCCGATCCCGTCTCGTTCTTCATCACTCTTGACTCAGTTGATCTGGTCGGAGGAGTGCCTCTTAACGTGCTCGAGGTTACTTCTGCTGCCCTATTGGACTCTGGAGCCACACTGACTTTTCTCCCCCCGTCTGCCTACGCTACTCTGGCAGACCGGTTCCAGGTCAAACAAGACACCAAAACGGGTTACAGAGTCGCCAGCTGTTCTTCAGGAAGCGTGGGCGAGTATCTTGAGTACTCATTCCAAGGATCAAAGATCCGCGTGCCCATTTCCTCCCTGCTAGACCCCATCAAGAAACAAGATGGATCGGCCGTCATCTCTCCAGATGGCATCCCTATGTGCCGCTTTCTCGTGGCCCCAAACGCCGACGACGAAACAGGCACCAGCAACATCATTCTAGGAGACTCCTTTCTGCGATCGGCTTACGTGGTTTACGATCTCGAAAACTTTCAGCTTGGGCTGGCCCAGGCGGCCACCTATAGTAACggggcttcttctttggTGTCTGCTATCGACCAAAACGGCATTCCTGGCTCTCAGCAACCACCCAGCTCCAAAACATGGCAGGCAAACTCGTCAATGCCCACCTTCCACGGCTATGTTCCCCCTCAAGTGGATCTGCTTTGGTAG
- a CDS encoding uncharacterized protein (Compare to YALI0E20845g, weakly similar to CA5393|IPF9398 Candida albicans) codes for MKLQLLLSAGLALAGSLIKVPDTHYKGHDELVEYGVNAIAELYNSTHLDKCGKCLSALQLGKTIALQNDKVIPEILIKLCEKYHWEEFCTVEYQGFNFGVASKGAHIANVLTLIDPTGIDGEYLCYYQVRKSCPLPPTPKYNLTGWWPEKPKNLSLPKSDGETFNVVHLSDFHVDLRYQVGGEANCTGGYHMCCVDALHNGPAYKANYTDIVLPAQKYGSYDCDIPQILLEDSLANVAKIGQNLSFEFGIFTGDMVSHDIDSWFSLAKIIESEEDVYYNMKKYLGDIPIYSTFGNHDSFPYAQQAQNRSGFLGEFIWNAQLSADLWKDYGWIDEETQAEAIHTYGSYAVNTKRGLRVISLDSNLWYQPNYYNYWNMTDPDTSGLMKWLVDELVDAEKRGIRVWIMAHVPTGGGTGNAMPHQTEVIRQVVDRFAPETIVALFFGHTHEDQFNVYYAGNGTDNSLENALTVGWISQSVTPLHNYNPSWRYYEVDTKTFEIVNSINYYAQLNKTFEYDIDKPELSNSTTFPHITYPPRKPDDKLDWIFEYSARDVYDPDHKWPKSAPLNATFWHNAIQYIVNNKTGREDYLRYEYRESPFVPDGSSPEYIKNMYCYFSSGTVPAVYECQKRQNITKEIWI; via the coding sequence ATGAAACTtcagctgctgctttcTGCTGGTTTGGCTCTAGCTGGCTCGCTCATCAAGGTCCCAGACACCCACTACAAGGGTCATGATGAGCTCGTCGAGTACGGAGTCAACGCCATTGCAGAGCTCTACAACTCAACCCATCTGGACAAGTGCGGCAAGTGTCTTTCTGCTCTCCAGCTCGGAAAGACCATTGCTCTGCAGAACGACAAAGTGATTCCCGAGATTCTCATCAAGCTGTGTGAAAAGTACCACTGGGAGGAGTTCTGTACCGTCGAATACCAGGGCTTCAACTTTGGAGTCGCCTCAAAGGGTGCCCATATCGCCAATGTTCTGACTCTCATCGATCCCACCGGTATTGATGGAGAGTACCTGTGCTACTACCAAGTCCGAAAGTCGTGTCCCTTGCCTCCCACTCCCAAGTACAACCTGACCGGATGGTGGCCTGAGAAGCCTAAGAACCTATCTCTCCCCAAGTCTGACGGCGAGACCTTCAATGTAGTCCATCTGTCGGACTTCCATGTCGATCTCCGATACCaggttggaggagaagcaaACTGTACTGGAGGCTACCACATGTGCTGCGTGGACGCTCTTCACAACGGCCCTGCTTACAAGGCCAACTACACCGATATTGTTCTTCCTGCTCAGAAGTATGGATCTTACGACTGTGACATCCCCCAGATTCTCCTGGAAGACTCTCTTGCCAATGTGGCCAAGATTGGACAAAACCTGTCTTTCGAGTTTGGCATCTTCACCGGAGATATGGTATCTCACGACATTGACAGCTGGTTCTCTTTGGCCAAGATCATTGAGTCCGAGGAAGATGTCTACTACAACATGAAAAAGTACCTTGGGGACATTCCCATCTACTCTACTTTTGGCAACCACGACTCTTTTCCTTACGCCCAGCAGGCGCAGAACCGATCTGGTTTCCTTGGAGAGTTCATCTGGAACGCCCAATTGTCGGCTGATCTGTGGAAGGACTACGGTTGGATAGATGAAGAGACCCAGGCCGAAGCTATCCATACTTATGGATCTTATGCTGTTAACACCAAGAGAGGCCTTCGAGTCATTTCTCTTGACTCCAACTTGTGGTACCAACCCAACTACTACAATTACTGGAACATGACCGACCCTGATACCTCCGGACTCATGAAGTGGCTTGTTGACGAGCTTGTTGACGCTGAGAAGAGGGGTATTCGAGTGTGGATCATGGCTCATGTCCCTACTGGGGGAGGAACCGGAAACGCCATGCCTCATCAGACTGAGGTCATTCGACAGGTTGTGGACCGTTTTGCCCCCGAGACCATTGTTGCCCTCTTCTTTGGACACACCCATGAAGACCAGTTCAATGTCTACTACGCAGGAAACGGAACCGACAACAGTCTGGAGAATGCTCTGACTGTGGGCTGGATCTCTCAGTCCGTCACTCCTCTTCACAACTACAACCCATCATGGAGATACTACGAGGTCGACACCAAGACCTTTGAGATTGTCAACTCTATCAACTACTACGcccagctcaacaagactTTTGAGTACGATATCGACAAGCCCGAgctctccaactccaccacttTCCCTCATATCACCTACCCTCCTCGAAAGCCCGACGACAAGTTGGACTGGATCTTTGAGTACTCCGCACGAGACGTCTATGATCCCGACCACAAGTGGCCCAAGTCTGCTCCCTTGAACGCCACCTTCTGGCACAATGCCATCCAGTacattgtcaacaacaagacTGGTCGAGAGGACTACCTGCGATACGAGTACCGAGAGAGCCCTTTTGTTCCTGACGGAAGCTCCCCCGAATACATCAAGAACATGTACTGCTACTTTTCCTCCGGTACTGTTCCTGCCGTATACGAGTGTCAGAAGCGACAGAACATTACCAAGGAGATTTGGATTTAG
- a CDS encoding uncharacterized protein (Compare to YALI0E20713g, similar to uniprot|P43548 Saccharomyces cerevisiae YFL055w AGP3 amino acid permease), producing MSYTPSENSVTKPEHDDLHNDVKGYTHDQEHATTDFSDGPAAEIADDGVKRGLKTRHLSMMALAGIIGPGLLIGSGGALTSGGPASLIIGFGCIGIIAFSIMQSLGEMTTLYPTGGAFTKLGDRFVDEAAGAAVGWNYFIIWACVLSNEYNALTSILYFWSEKVPIWGYFLLFWFFFLGFQLLGVEIFGEAEFWLGLIKIVGLVAFFIFAIVYAAGGVGRLDNGDGTTRALGFHYWHDPGAFPNGFRGVAQVFVFCSTFYAGVESVAVAATETRNPSVAVPRAIRQVFWRIIFVYLGSAFFFGLVCSSKATQLVSADAKALQSPMTVAIQTAGWHGGVHLINAFILVTCLSAVNSSIYIGSRTVLFMAKDKKAPKFLAYTNKRGVPVFAIIFTNAFAALSLMNISTGAGKAYGYIVNLSGVSTFLVWGSISFIHLRFRAGWAAQGYSPEDLPYRAMFFPYNAWFGLVANVFLALVQGWTTLSPFDAGNFVDAYILLPLFFVIFFLYKIIYKTRWVRANEMDVISGRRKDLDTKVDEEQMIDGVMTPKKKTVWKKVCENF from the coding sequence ATGAGTTATACTCCCTCCGAAAATTCGGTGACCAAGCCCGAACATGACGATCTCCATAACGACGTCAAGGGCTACACCCACGATCAAGAACATGCAACCACAGATTTCAGCGATGGACCGGCCGCGGAAATAGCCGATGACGGAGTGAAGCGAGGTCTTAAGACCCGTCATCTCAGTATGATGGCCCTGGCCGGTATCATTGGCCCCGGTCTGCTCATTGGATCTGGTGGTGCTCTGACCTCTGGAGGTCCTGCTTCCCTGATTATCGGTTTCGGCTGTATCGGAATCATTGCCTTCTCTATCATGCAGTCTCTTGGTGAAATGACTACCCTGTACCCTACTGGTGGAGCATTCACCAAGCTGGGAGATCGATTTGTGGACGAGGCTGCCGGAGCTGCAGTCGGCTGGAACTACTTCATCATCTGGGCCTGTGTCCTTTCCAACGAGTACAATGCTCTGACTTCCATTCTGTACTTCTGGTCGGAAAAAGTCCCAATTTGGGGCTACTTCCTGCTTttctggttcttcttccttGGCTTTCAGCTGCTGGGTGTAGAAATCTTTGGTGAGGCCGAGTTCTGGCTGGGTCTCATCAAGATTGTCGGCCTGGTtgccttcttcatctttgCCATCGTTTACGCTGCGGGAGGAGTCGGACGACTCGATAACGGGGACGGAACAACGCGCGCTCTGGGATTCCACTACTGGCACGACCCTGGAGCATTCCCTAACGGCTTTCGAGGTGTTGCTCAGGTCTTCGTCTTCTGCTCCACCTTCTACGCTGGAGTTGAGTCTGTCGCCGTGGCTGCTACCGAGACCCGAAACCCTTCCGTTGCTGTGCCCCGAGCCATTCGACAGGTTTTCTGGCGTATTATCTTTGTTTACCTGGGCTccgccttcttcttcggaCTGGTCTGCTCCTCCAAGGCTACCCAGCTTGTTTCTGCTGACGCCAAGGCTCTTCAGTCTCCTATGACCGTGGCTATTCAGACTGCAGGATGGCACGGAGGCGTTCATCTGATCAACGCCTTCATTCTGGTTACCTGTCTGTCTGCCGtcaactcctccatctACATTGGCTCTCGAACCGTGCTGTtcatggccaaggacaagaaggcccCCAAGTTCCTCGCCTACACCAACAAGCGAGGTGTGCCCGTTTTCgccatcatcttcaccaacgCCTTTGCCGCTCTGTCGCTGATGAACATCTCCACCGGTGCTGGTAAGGCTTACGGCTACATTGTCAACCTGTCCGGTGTCTCCACCTTCCTGGTTTGGGGCTCCATTTCCTTCATCCATCTGCGATTCCGAGCCGGATGGGCTGCTCAGGGCTACTCTCCTGAAGACCTGCCCTACCGAGCCATGTTCTTCCCTTACAATGCTTGGTTCGGTCTTGTTGCCAACGTTTTCCTGGCTCTGGTGCAGGGATGGACCACTCTTTCGCCCTTCGATGCAGGCAACTTTGTCGACGCGTACATTCTGCTGCCTCTGttcttcgtcatcttcttcctctACAAGATTATCTACAAGACCCGATGGGTTCGAGCTAACGAGATGGACGTCATCTCTGGCCGACGAAAGGATCTGGATACCAAGGTCGATGAGGAGCAGATGATCGACGGAGTCATGActcccaagaagaagaccgtCTGGAAAAAGGTCTGTGAAAATTTCTAA
- a CDS encoding uncharacterized protein (Compare to YALI0E20779g, no similarity), with protein sequence MQINNKLFVALCVVALPFLVKPCSQLVTSGNVDNGHLQQPQSNAQVRPKTDQHGKGNHHAEIEIGGRRGRGIVEGAQMTLPLRRLGLELAVLEPCVFRQILLVEFRYWQIFFPVWKRVMVVQSVVLWVEFCRVHFWCERRGFAVVLYRQARGERRGVAERIVERVVFFCFSSFPGYRLYIYPLEA encoded by the coding sequence ATGCAAATAAATAACAAGCTGTTCGTAGCTTTGTGTGTTGTAGCCCTTCCTTTTCTTGTGAAACCCTGCTCACAACTGGTAACGAGCGGCAATGTAGACAATGgccacctccagcagcccCAGAGCAATGCCCAGGTACGACCGAAGACCGACCAGCATGGTAAAGGAAATCATCATGCAGAAATAGAGATAGGTGGGAGACGAGGTAGGGGTATTGTGGAAGGCGCGCAGATGACGCTCCCACTCCGCCGTCTCGGCCTCGAACTTGCGGTTCTGGAACCGTGTGTATTCAGACAGATTCTTCTGGTTGAATTCCGTTACTGGCAAATCTTCTTCCCAGTCTGGAAAAGAGTCATGGTTGTTCAGAGCGTTGTACTCTGGGTAGAATTCTGCCGAGTCCATTTTTGGTGTGAGAGGAGAGGTTTTGCAGTGGTATTGTACAGGCAAGCCCGAGGGGAGAGGAGGGGCGTTGCGGAACGTATTGTAGAGAGAGTAGTGTTTttctgcttctccagctttCCCGGATATCGCTTGTACATATACCCTCTGGAAGCCTGA
- a CDS encoding uncharacterized protein (Compare to YALI0E20691g, similar to uniprot|P54838 Saccharomyces cerevisiae YML070w dihydroxyacetone kinase), producing the protein MKHFAKTNLVNLYLESLLASNPQLGLVEDQRIIYYKKKKSDKVRVISGGGSGHEPSWSGLVGSGLLDAAVCGDIFASPSARQVMAGIRASEPDSGVILAITNYTGDKLHFGLAQEKFQAESGGMQVAVIPVTDDVALGRTRSSKVGRRGLAGNLLVLKSMGACAEAGGSFDHVSNVGRAVNDGLVTVGCSLDHCSVPGRTDVDFHIPHDKAVLGMGIHNERGLVEVDIPERPEDLIKQMLTLLLDPNDKERAFVSFKEKDEVILLVNNFGGLSNLENGALTQVALSVLEQDYNIVPCRVLSGAFETSLDGPGFSITLYNPSYSATLVEKLSSKQLLELIDAPTDAPAWPRVGVNEPKKQKVLSKQEELAAKDCEESPYDELVSRICKHVISIEPSLTTWDTVMGDGDCGMAAKDAALHIQKEWNSRKQSSLKGTLNLLSSCLDDMGGSLGAILGIFVSALIYNLQKEGVEQAPKAVGLASKSLQTHTQARKGDRTVMDSLIPFCEVYASSGSLQHAAKAAQEGAESTKTLKAQYGRASYVSKTADVPDPGAWLFAAVVDQLSK; encoded by the coding sequence ATGAAACACTTCGCCAAAACGaatctcgtcaatctcTACCTCGAATCTCTCCTGGCTAGCAACCCGCAACTGGGTCTAGTGGAAGATCAGAGAATCATTTATtacaagaagaaaaagtcGGACAAGGTCCGAGTTATTTCGGGCGGCGGATCGGGCCATGAGCCCAGCTGGAGCGGTCTTGTGGGCTCGGGACTACTAGATGCTGCTGTCTGTGGAGACATTTTTGCATCTCCTTCGGCCAGACAGGTTATGGCCGGTATCAGAGCCTCGGAACCCGACAGTGGCGTTATTCTGGCAATCACAAACTACACGGGCGACAAGCTGCACTTTGGACTGGCCCAAGAGAAGTTCCAGGCCGAGTCTGGAGGCATGCAGGTGGCAGTCATCCCTGTGACTGATGATGTCGCTCTCGGACGAACCCGGTCCTCAAAGGTCGGAAGACGGGGACTGGCGGGAAACCTGCTTGTTCTCAAGTCCATGGGAGCCTGTGCTGAGGCTGGAGGTTCCTTTGATCACGTCTCCAATGTAGGACGGGCAGTGAACGACGGACTGGTCACGGTGGGATGTTCTCTGGACCACTGCAGTGTTCCTGGTCGAACAGACGTGGACTTTCATATCCCTCATGACAAGGCTGTACTTGGAATGGGTATTCACAACGAACGAGGACTTGTTGAGGTCGACATTCCCGAACGGCCTGAAGATCTCATCAAACAGATGTTGACTCTTTTGCTAGACcccaacgacaaggagcgagCCTTTGTGTCcttcaaggagaaggacgaggtTATTCTGCTGGTCAACAACTTTGGTGGGCTGTCTAATCTCGAGAATGGAGCCCTAACTCAAGTGGCCCTGTCTGTTCTGGAGCAGGATTATAACATTGTTCCCTGTCGAGTCCTGTCTGGAGCCTTTGAGACGTCGCTAGACGGCCCAGGCTTTTCAATCACTCTTTACAACCCTTCATACTCTGCAACTCTCGTTGAAAAATTATCTAGCAAACAGCTTCTAGAGCTCATCGATGCTCCAACTGATGCTCCTGCTTGGCCAAGGGTCGGTGTCAACGAGCCCAAGAAACAGAAGGTGCTCtccaagcaggaggagctaGCGGCCAAGGACTGCGAAGAGTCGCCTTATGACGAGCTTGTTTCGCGTATTTGCAAACATGTCATTTCAATCGAGCCTTCTCTCACCACCTGGGATACTGTAATGGGTGATGGAGACTGCGGTATGGCAGCCAAAGACGCGGCACTTCACATTCAAAAGGAGTGGAATTCCCGCAAGCAGTCTTCTTTAAAGGGAACTCTTAATCTCCTCTCGTCCTGCCTGGATGACATGGGTGGCTCTCTGGGAGCCATTCTGGGCATCTTTGTTAGTGCTCTCATCTACAACCTGCAAAAGGAAGGAGTTGAACAGGCTCCAAAGGCGGTTGGATTGGCTTCAAAATCTCtccagacacacacacaggCTCGCAAGGGTGACCGAACGGTCATGGACTCTCTGATTCCCTTCTGTGAAGTCTACGCCTCGTCTGGAAGTCTTCAACATGCAGCCAAAGCCGCTCAGGAGGGAGCAGAAAGCACAAAGACCCTCAAAGCTCAGTATGGACGAGCCAGTTATGTTTCAAAGACCGCAGATGTTCCCGATCCCGGAGCCTGGCTGTTTGCCGCAGTTGTTGACCAGCTTTCCAAGTAG
- a CDS encoding uncharacterized protein (Compare to YALI0E20735g, similar to CA1197|CaIFG1 Candida albicans), with protein MITILGAGVIGLSTALVLAENGHKVKIVAADLPDVAGSDGAPASYASAWAGAHFRPFPAKNEGEKRLATYTFATQKFMNKLAATRPESSVQIIEGVDWLDEPDQFYQKYKGQGIPEFHVYERNKTAQHDDVDPFATVPECVNWIATYKAWSVNAPMYIQWLYRELLFVYGVEFERRRVSSLKELFVPGVSVVVNCSGNGLQYDGSHDPHCFPIRGQTLLVRAPSAHKYNNSTITHQGKDGNWTFIIPRGLNGGWILGGTKQVKESDPKPREADTQAVIARGKLIFPELLSSNGEFDVKRENVGLRPAREGGSRVETERVSEGAVVHGYGCGGSGYEMSYGMALDIARLVEGVLRRDCKL; from the coding sequence ATGATCACCATTCTAGGAGCTGGCGTCATTGGTCTCTCCACggccctggttctggctGAGAACGGCCACAAGGTGAAAATTGTGGCTGCAGATCTTCCTGATGTCGCCGGAAGCGATGGAGCCCCAGCCTCCTACGCTTCAGCATGGGCTGGGGCCCATTTCCGACCGTTCCCAGCGAAAAATGAAGGCGAAAAACGCCTGGCTACATACACGTTTGCCACTCAAAAGTTCATGAACAAGCTGGCAGCAACACGTCCTGAGTCTTCTGTCCAGATCATTGAAGGTGTGGATTGGTTGGATGAACCTGACCAATTTTACCAAAAGTACAAGGGGCAAGGCATTCCCGAGTTCCACGTTTACGAACGAAACAAGACAGCTCAGCACGACGACGTGGATCCCTTCGCTACAGTCCCTGAGTGTGTCAATTGGATAGCCACTTACAAGGCCTGGAGTGTCAATGCTCCCATGTACATCCAATGGCTGTATCGAGAGCTTTTGTTTGTGTACGGAGTTGAATTTGAGCGACGACGAGTGTCATCTCTCAAGGAGTTGTTTGTTCCTGGCGTTTCTGTCGTCGTCAACTGTTCTGGAAACGGTCTGCAATACGACGGCTCTCACGACCCGCACTGTTTCCCAATTCGGGGCCAGACTCTGCTTGTTCGTGCACCCAGCGCCCACAAATACAACAATTCCACCATTACTCACCAGGGCAAAGACGGAAACTGGACTTTTATCATCCCTCGTGGTCTGAATGGGGGCTGGATTCTTGGAGGCACCAAGCAGGTCAAGGAGAGTGATCCCAAGCCCCGTGAAGCCGACACCCAGGCTGTCATTGCGCGGGGGAAACTCATATTTCCTGAGCTTCTGTCCAGTAATGGCGAGTTTGATGTGAAGCGAGAGAACGTCGGTCTTCGTCCTGCTCGAGAGGGAGGTTCTAGAGTCGAGACTGAGAGAGTGAGTGAAGGAGCAGTTGTCCATGGCTATGGATGTGGTGGCAGCGGCTATGAAATGTCGTATGGCATGGCTCTAGATATCGCTCGACTGGTCGAAGGTGTGCTGAGAAGGGACTGCAAGTTGtaa
- a CDS encoding uncharacterized protein (Truncated form of YALI0E20757g, similar to Saccharomyces cerevisiae CCW14 (YLR390W-A); ancestral locus Anc_4.251, some similarities with uniprot|O13547 Saccharomyces cerevisiae YLR390w-a SSR1 Secretory Stress Response protein 1) — protein MKFSVVALAAAASVAFAAPPACLLACVSEVTKNSECDALNKVGCICSKLGESVNDCLEKKCPNGDADKAKQAFESSCKEQGASVGGSKQSSSAASSSTKASSSAASSSAAASSSAEASSSAEASSSAEEKSSATGAASSAEATSAEASSSAAESAEASGSASDVVTKTGAVVVNSTAVVTITSCEDDKCHQSTAEAKPTPSSAAVESKPRSEERFSRVQARRVQARRVQSPPSPKPAESKAR, from the coding sequence ATGAAGTTCTCCGTCGTCGCCctcgctgctgccgccTCTGTGGCCTTTGCTGCTCCCCCCGCCTGTCTCCTGGCCTGTGTGTCCGAGGTGACCAAGAACTCCGAGTGTGATGCTCTCAACAAGGTCGGCTGCATCTGCTCCAAGCTCGGCGAGTCCGTCAACGACTgcctcgagaagaagtgCCCCAACGGCGACgccgacaaggccaagcaggCCTTCGAGTCCTCTTGTAAGGAGCAGGGTGCCTCTGTCGGAGGCTCCAagcagtcttcttctgctgcctcctcctccaccaaggCTTCCTCTTCCGCCgcttcctcttctgccgctgcctcctcttctgctgagGCTTCCTCCTCTGCTGAGGCCTCCTCTTCCGCCGAGGAGAAGTCCTCCGCTActggagctgcttcttccGCTGAGGCCACCTCCGCCGAGGCTTCCTCTTCCGCCGCCGAGTCCGCTGAGGCCTCTGGCTCCGCCTCCGACGTTGTCACCAAGACTGGCGCCGTCGTCGTCAACTCCACCGCCgtcgtcaccatcacctctTGTGAGGATGACAAGTGCCACCAGTCCACCGCCGAGGCCAAGCCCACTCCCTCTTCCGCTGCTGTTGAGTCCAAGCCCAGATCGGAAGAGCGGTTCAGCAGGGTCCAAGCCCGCCGAGTCCAAGCCCGCCGAGTCCAAAGCCCGCCGAGTCCCAAGCCCGCCGAGTCCAAGGCCCGCTGA
- a CDS encoding uncharacterized protein (Compare to YALI0E20801g, similar to uniprot|Q6C426 Yarrowia lipolytica YALI0E30327g): MTASNTPQLLKHSGIVLSGLLAGGQFFTTLYVKPMLDRMSTSDAYNLFELIYHVGQVAFPALTLMSSASFATAAYLEKDINPTNSRQLAYSAALVFALLPYTRFAMWPTLTKLFAASADKVKGPNVKALLKMWIVHHYIRNIFTLLGFIGGVAATV, translated from the coding sequence ATGACTGCCTCTAACACCCCCCAATTGCTGAAGCACTCCGGCATCGTTTTGTCTGGATTGCTGGCTGGAGGACAGTTCTTCACCACCCTGTACGTGAAGCCCATGCTGGATCGAATGTCTACTAGCGACGCATACAATTTGTTCGAGCTCATCTATCATGTGGGACAGGTGGCCTTTCCTGCCCTGACACTCATGAGCTCGGCATCATTTGCTACTGCTGCTTACctggagaaggacattAACCCCACCAACAGCCGACAGCTGGCTTACTCAGCAGCTCTGGTCTTCGCGTTGCTGCCCTACACACGATTCGCCATGTGGCCCACTCTGACAAAGCTGTTTGCTGCCAGTGCtgacaaggtcaagggcCCGAACGTTAAGGCGCTGTTGAAGATGTGGATCGTCCACCACTACATTCGAAACATCTTCACCCTACTTGGTTTCATTGGAGGGGTTGCTGCTACTGTTTAG